From the Desulfarculaceae bacterium genome, one window contains:
- the ftsH gene encoding ATP-dependent zinc metalloprotease FtsH has translation MEKHHKFSIWYVLLGIWFVLILNNVISSQIGPKQIPYSEFINQVRSDKVQEIAIGKDTITGKMLDDQGKAISFTTVRVNPDLAKELQGHKIEFRGEVESTFLRSLFSWMVPVLLFLGIWYFMMKRMGPGQGVMSFAGNKAKVYAEEDIPTRFVDVAGVDEAKGELEEVVQFLRTPDKFTRLGGRMPKGVLLVGPPGTGKTLLSRAVAGEAAVPFFSISGSEFVELFVGMGAARVRDLFKQAREKAPCIVFIDELDALGKARGMSGAMGGHDEREQTLQQLLVEMDGFDPRVGVIIMAATNRPEILDPALLRAGRFDRQVLVDKPDLNGRIAILEVHAKRITLADDVNLKVLAQRTPGLSGADLENILNEGALLAARADRDEVIMADLEEAVDRIVGGLEKKNRVINPEEKKRVAFHETGHALVASFTPKADKVHKISIIPRGIAALGYTEQRPTEDRYLMSQSELESKVDVMLGGRVAERIIFGEGSTGAANDLQRATDLVRAMLTQYGMGTTLGPVTYSRRGQPVFIPSDSAYAPPPSEYSEATAASLDKELREFMEEREQQVENLLTKHRDLLEKVAQKLLDVEVLDETQFRELIGQVEGEEAKQQVAELDAEKPDRPGDEKSTLGSHPAPDA, from the coding sequence TTGGAAAAGCACCATAAATTTTCAATCTGGTACGTGCTCTTGGGCATCTGGTTCGTACTCATCCTCAACAATGTCATCTCCAGCCAGATCGGGCCCAAGCAGATCCCTTACAGCGAGTTCATCAATCAGGTGCGCTCCGACAAGGTCCAGGAGATCGCCATCGGCAAGGACACCATCACCGGAAAGATGCTTGACGATCAGGGCAAGGCGATCAGCTTCACCACGGTGCGGGTCAACCCGGACCTGGCCAAGGAGCTGCAAGGCCACAAGATCGAGTTCCGCGGAGAGGTGGAGTCAACCTTCCTGCGTAGCCTCTTCTCCTGGATGGTGCCGGTCTTACTGTTCCTGGGCATCTGGTACTTCATGATGAAGCGCATGGGTCCGGGCCAGGGGGTGATGAGCTTCGCGGGCAACAAGGCCAAGGTCTATGCCGAGGAGGACATCCCCACCCGCTTCGTTGATGTGGCCGGGGTGGACGAGGCCAAGGGGGAGCTGGAGGAGGTGGTGCAGTTTTTGCGCACCCCGGATAAATTCACCCGTTTGGGGGGGCGCATGCCCAAGGGCGTGCTGTTGGTGGGCCCTCCGGGCACCGGCAAGACGCTCCTGTCGCGCGCGGTGGCCGGCGAGGCCGCGGTGCCCTTCTTCAGCATCAGCGGCAGCGAGTTCGTGGAGCTGTTCGTGGGCATGGGCGCGGCCCGGGTGCGCGACCTGTTCAAGCAGGCGCGGGAAAAGGCCCCCTGCATCGTGTTCATCGACGAGCTGGACGCCCTGGGCAAGGCTCGGGGCATGAGCGGCGCCATGGGCGGCCACGACGAGCGCGAGCAGACCTTGCAGCAGCTGTTGGTGGAGATGGACGGCTTCGACCCCCGGGTGGGGGTGATCATCATGGCCGCTACCAACCGCCCCGAGATATTGGACCCGGCTCTCTTGCGGGCCGGGCGTTTCGACCGCCAGGTGCTGGTGGACAAGCCGGACCTGAACGGCCGTATCGCCATCCTGGAGGTGCACGCCAAGCGCATCACCCTGGCCGACGACGTGAATCTGAAGGTGTTGGCCCAGCGCACCCCGGGCCTTTCGGGCGCGGACCTTGAGAACATCCTAAACGAGGGGGCGCTCTTGGCCGCCCGGGCCGACCGCGACGAGGTGATCATGGCCGACCTGGAGGAGGCGGTGGACCGCATCGTGGGCGGCCTGGAAAAGAAGAACCGGGTGATCAACCCCGAAGAGAAGAAGCGGGTGGCTTTCCACGAGACCGGGCACGCCCTGGTGGCCTCCTTCACCCCCAAGGCCGACAAGGTGCACAAGATATCCATCATCCCCCGGGGCATCGCCGCCCTGGGCTACACCGAGCAGCGCCCCACCGAAGACCGTTACCTCATGAGCCAGAGCGAGCTGGAGAGCAAGGTGGACGTGATGCTGGGCGGCCGGGTGGCCGAACGCATCATCTTCGGGGAGGGGAGCACCGGCGCGGCCAACGACCTGCAACGGGCCACGGACCTGGTGCGGGCCATGCTCACCCAATACGGCATGGGCACCACCCTGGGGCCGGTGACCTACTCCCGGCGGGGCCAGCCGGTGTTCATCCCCAGCGACTCGGCCTACGCCCCGCCCCCCTCGGAGTATTCCGAGGCCACCGCCGCCTCCCTGGACAAGGAGCTGCGCGAGTTCATGGAGGAGCGCGAGCAGCAGGTGGAGAACCTGCTTACCAAGCACCGCGACCTGCTGGAAAAGGTGGCCCAGAAGCTGTTGGATGTGGAGGTTTTGGACGAGACCCAATTCCGCGAGCTCATCGGCCAGGTGGAGGGCGAAGAGGCCAAGCAGCAGGTGGCCGAGCTGGACGCCGAGAAGCCCGACCGGCCTGGCGACGAAAAGAGCACCCTGGGCAGCCATCCGGCCCCGGACGCGTAA
- a CDS encoding cupin domain-containing protein, translating to MEANQALDYEDIVIEQFPYRGKMYEVKGISVRWLSKCGDDGHGNPEYGLRLFTAQPGGEIPIHNHFYHQTMYITEGEFECYAYDPESDELTETKLCGPGSSIYIPSLEPHGMKNVSDGQGRFLCCIANVYEDKEAVL from the coding sequence ATGGAAGCGAATCAGGCCCTGGATTACGAGGACATCGTAATCGAGCAGTTCCCCTACCGGGGCAAGATGTACGAGGTCAAGGGCATCAGCGTGCGCTGGCTGTCCAAGTGCGGCGACGACGGCCACGGCAACCCCGAGTACGGCCTTAGGCTGTTCACCGCCCAACCCGGCGGCGAGATACCCATCCACAACCACTTCTATCACCAGACCATGTACATCACCGAGGGCGAGTTCGAGTGCTACGCCTATGACCCGGAGAGCGATGAGCTGACCGAGACCAAGCTGTGCGGCCCCGGATCGAGCATCTACATCCCCTCCCTGGAGCCTCACGGCATGAAGAACGTCAGTGACGGGCAGGGCCGCTTCCTGTGCTGCATCGCCAATGTCTACGAGGACAAAGAGGCGGTCCTTTAG
- a CDS encoding gas vesicle protein GvpG → MRKTISLLIGLSLLFSLGLVGLSGCGGADVKTQTTTVSEGQQLIDLQKAYKSGAITKEQYEDQKEKILDK, encoded by the coding sequence ATGCGCAAAACCATCTCCCTGCTCATCGGCTTGTCGCTGCTGTTCTCTCTGGGCCTGGTCGGCCTGAGCGGCTGCGGCGGCGCGGACGTAAAAACCCAGACCACCACCGTGTCCGAGGGCCAGCAGCTAATCGACCTGCAAAAGGCTTACAAGTCCGGGGCCATCACCAAAGAGCAGTACGAGGACCAGAAAGAGAAGATTCTGGACAAGTAG
- a CDS encoding DUF86 domain-containing protein yields the protein MPEDYRPYLDAILESMARIRDYLAGMDFKDFQNAPQAQEVAISDLQAISEAASRLPDKLRSSAPRVPWRKIIALREELAHQDEAAALALAWEVVHHDLEPLGHGCYLLLEKLTPRGE from the coding sequence ATGCCAGAAGATTACCGCCCGTATCTGGACGCCATCTTGGAGTCCATGGCGCGCATCCGTGATTACCTCGCGGGAATGGACTTTAAGGATTTCCAAAACGCTCCCCAGGCCCAGGAGGTCGCGATCAGCGATTTGCAGGCCATAAGCGAGGCCGCGAGCCGCCTACCGGACAAGCTGCGCTCCAGCGCTCCCAGGGTGCCCTGGCGCAAGATAATCGCCCTGCGCGAAGAGTTGGCGCACCAAGACGAAGCCGCCGCCCTGGCCCTGGCCTGGGAGGTGGTGCACCACGACCTGGAACCCCTGGGACATGGCTGCTACCTGCTTCTGGAGAAGCTCACTCCTCGCGGCGAATAG
- the pyk gene encoding pyruvate kinase — translation MKPARKTKIVATIGPASADEATLRRMINAGLDVARLNYSHGDHASHREMVGRLRALSAQEGRQIAILQDLAGPKIRLGTLPEPRDLDAGDEVILAPGSEAEGDILPVAYEHLLEDVKEGQPILLADGMVELKVLAVEADRVRCQVKVGGTVSSRKGVNLPTSHLRVSSFTPKDQRDLEAGLEAGVDLVALSFVRHEDDLGPVRERLNHADDPPLLVAKIEKPQAVERLPQIMAAVDGVMVARGDLGVEMPLEQVPLIQKRIIAEARKAGKVVVTATQMLRSMMENPRPTRAEAADVANAVLDGTDAVMLSDETAMGEFPVESVAMMDRICRASEGSVDSQAALKEGLSPLLPAVAAALSRAAGWLAQDLRPAAIVASTTSGSTARLIARLRPGAPVIGLTPDAGTCRQLAISWGIIPALVEPFADIEQMGERAREWVLASGLAQKGEHIIVTGGAPVGVPGTTNLLKVLEL, via the coding sequence ATGAAGCCTGCTCGCAAGACCAAGATAGTGGCCACCATCGGCCCGGCCAGCGCCGACGAGGCCACGCTCCGCCGCATGATCAACGCCGGGCTGGACGTGGCCCGGCTCAACTACTCCCACGGCGACCACGCCAGCCACCGCGAGATGGTCGGCCGCCTGCGCGCCCTCTCGGCCCAAGAGGGTCGCCAGATCGCCATCCTGCAAGACCTGGCCGGCCCCAAGATCCGCCTGGGCACCCTACCCGAACCCCGCGATCTGGACGCCGGAGACGAGGTGATCCTGGCCCCGGGCTCCGAGGCGGAGGGCGACATCCTTCCCGTGGCCTACGAGCACCTGCTGGAGGACGTGAAAGAGGGCCAGCCCATCCTGTTGGCCGACGGCATGGTGGAGCTCAAGGTGCTGGCCGTGGAGGCGGACCGGGTGCGCTGCCAGGTCAAGGTGGGCGGCACGGTCAGCTCCCGGAAAGGGGTCAACCTGCCCACCAGCCACCTTCGGGTCAGCTCCTTCACCCCCAAGGACCAGCGCGACCTGGAGGCCGGCCTGGAGGCCGGGGTGGACCTGGTGGCCCTGTCCTTCGTGCGCCACGAGGACGACCTGGGCCCGGTGCGCGAGCGCCTGAACCACGCCGACGACCCGCCCCTGTTGGTGGCCAAGATCGAAAAGCCCCAGGCCGTGGAGCGCCTGCCTCAGATCATGGCCGCGGTGGACGGGGTCATGGTGGCCCGGGGCGACCTGGGGGTGGAGATGCCCCTGGAGCAGGTGCCCCTGATCCAGAAACGCATCATCGCCGAGGCGCGCAAGGCAGGCAAGGTGGTGGTGACCGCCACCCAGATGCTGCGCTCCATGATGGAGAACCCGCGCCCCACCCGGGCCGAGGCCGCCGACGTGGCCAACGCGGTCTTGGACGGCACCGACGCGGTGATGCTCTCCGACGAAACGGCCATGGGCGAGTTCCCGGTGGAGTCGGTGGCCATGATGGACCGCATCTGCCGGGCCAGCGAGGGCTCGGTGGACAGCCAGGCCGCGCTCAAGGAGGGGCTCAGCCCCCTGCTCCCGGCCGTGGCCGCCGCGCTCAGCCGCGCCGCCGGCTGGCTGGCCCAGGACCTTCGGCCCGCGGCCATCGTGGCCTCCACCACCAGCGGCTCCACCGCCCGGCTCATCGCCCGCCTTCGGCCCGGGGCTCCGGTGATCGGCCTGACCCCGGACGCGGGCACCTGCCGCCAGCTGGCCATCTCCTGGGGCATCATCCCGGCCCTGGTGGAGCCCTTCGCGGACATCGAGCAGATGGGCGAGCGCGCCAGGGAGTGGGTCTTGGCTTCGGGCCTGGCCCAGAAGGGCGAGCACATCATCGTAACCGGCGGCGCGCCGGTGGGCGTGCCCGGCACCACCAACCTGCTCAAGGTTCTGGAACTGTAG
- a CDS encoding acyl-CoA thioesterase, protein MESKPVSDTSVVMAMLMEPADANVAGNVHGGVIMKNIDNTAAVVALRHAGCNVVTASIDRLDFHNPVYVGEVLFLKATLNRTGTSSMEVGVRVEAENPSKGVVRHVASAYLTFVALDADGHPTGVPEVVPETAMQRQRHAEATERQKTRLAEKQREKEGRKKAGL, encoded by the coding sequence ATGGAATCTAAACCGGTCAGTGACACCAGCGTGGTCATGGCCATGCTCATGGAGCCCGCCGACGCCAACGTGGCGGGCAATGTGCATGGCGGCGTGATCATGAAGAACATCGACAACACCGCCGCGGTGGTGGCCCTGCGCCATGCGGGCTGCAACGTGGTCACCGCCAGCATCGACCGCCTGGACTTCCATAACCCAGTGTACGTGGGCGAGGTGCTGTTTTTAAAGGCCACCCTCAACCGCACCGGCACTTCCTCCATGGAGGTGGGGGTGCGGGTGGAGGCCGAGAACCCCAGCAAGGGCGTGGTGCGCCACGTGGCCAGCGCCTACCTCACCTTCGTGGCCCTGGACGCCGACGGCCACCCCACCGGAGTGCCGGAGGTGGTGCCCGAGACGGCCATGCAGCGCCAGCGCCACGCCGAGGCCACCGAGCGCCAGAAGACTCGCCTGGCCGAGAAGCAGCGCGAAAAAGAGGGGCGTAAGAAGGCCGGCCTGTGA
- a CDS encoding threonyl-tRNA synthetase editing domain-containing protein encodes MKLLMFYSPSFWHRTFAKVLPDAPEMEQDQEAINAVVVFYQAEAEDQGRESKVLNKMLKNIKWLAGKFDSKRVVLHSFGHLSASKAPPSLARELAGQAAERLANSGYEVSQTAFGYLNEWKMHVAGESLAKVFKEI; translated from the coding sequence GTGAAGCTTCTTATGTTCTATAGTCCCAGCTTCTGGCACCGCACCTTTGCCAAGGTCTTGCCCGACGCGCCGGAGATGGAGCAGGACCAGGAGGCCATCAACGCAGTGGTGGTGTTCTACCAGGCCGAGGCCGAGGACCAGGGCCGCGAGTCCAAGGTTCTCAATAAGATGCTCAAGAACATTAAATGGCTGGCCGGCAAGTTCGACAGCAAGCGGGTGGTTCTGCACTCCTTCGGCCACCTCTCGGCCTCCAAGGCCCCGCCCTCGCTGGCCCGGGAGCTGGCCGGCCAGGCGGCCGAGCGCCTGGCCAACAGCGGTTACGAGGTGAGCCAGACCGCCTTCGGATACCTCAACGAATGGAAGATGCACGTGGCCGGCGAGTCGCTGGCCAAGGTGTTCAAGGAGATATGA
- a CDS encoding thioesterase family protein, whose protein sequence is MRDTLQPSLKFTFSYEVPESRCVPGLLPESPEFGQMPRVLATGYMVGLFEWACIRAINPHLDWPREQSVGIGVHLSHVAATPPGLTVTIEGELTKREGKRLEFALRGHDGVELISEGKHQRFIIDAERFNAKAEAKRAVAMAQEPA, encoded by the coding sequence ATGCGCGACACCCTGCAACCCAGCTTGAAGTTCACCTTTAGTTACGAAGTCCCCGAAAGCCGCTGCGTGCCCGGTTTGCTGCCCGAGTCACCGGAGTTCGGCCAGATGCCCCGGGTGCTGGCCACCGGCTACATGGTGGGCCTGTTCGAGTGGGCCTGCATTCGGGCCATCAACCCGCACCTGGACTGGCCCCGCGAGCAGAGCGTGGGCATAGGGGTGCATCTGAGCCACGTGGCCGCCACCCCGCCGGGCCTCACCGTGACCATCGAAGGTGAACTGACCAAGCGGGAAGGCAAGCGCCTGGAGTTCGCGCTCAGGGGGCACGACGGCGTGGAGCTTATCTCAGAGGGGAAGCACCAGCGTTTTATCATCGACGCGGAGCGCTTCAACGCCAAGGCCGAGGCCAAAAGGGCGGTGGCGATGGCGCAAGAGCCCGCTTAA
- a CDS encoding LysR family transcriptional regulator — MEAQQLAAFRHLARTGSFSGAARATYRTQPAVSQQIKALEDELGCLLVERAGRRYAGLTPAGERLLAFCQNAAQQEQALREDLAALAGRELGRVRLAAPLTTLMQLIPPVLKDYAARYPEVELSLWDRPQAEARALLLAGEADLGLGLLSAASAGLEARAWHQVRPMLMAPKDHPLARRRGKLAPGDLAPYRLILPPTGAAPAHRKALDELIGPCRVLLESANVELSAALVEQGLGLAFASVAQPRATARWPRLKFLSLEHLLPSERLALFWKKGRKLPAYQQALADMLLAG, encoded by the coding sequence ATGGAGGCGCAGCAGCTCGCGGCCTTTCGGCACCTGGCCCGCACTGGCAGCTTCTCCGGCGCGGCCCGGGCCACCTATCGCACCCAGCCGGCGGTGAGCCAGCAGATAAAGGCCCTGGAAGATGAGCTGGGGTGTCTATTGGTGGAACGGGCGGGCCGCCGCTACGCGGGCCTGACCCCGGCGGGGGAGCGCCTCTTGGCTTTTTGCCAAAACGCGGCCCAGCAGGAACAGGCCCTGCGCGAGGACCTTGCCGCCCTGGCCGGGCGGGAGCTGGGACGGGTGCGCCTGGCCGCGCCCCTGACCACCCTGATGCAGCTGATCCCACCGGTGCTCAAGGACTACGCCGCGCGCTATCCCGAGGTGGAGTTGAGCCTGTGGGACCGGCCCCAGGCCGAGGCGCGGGCTCTGCTCCTGGCCGGGGAGGCGGACCTGGGTCTGGGGCTGTTGTCGGCGGCCAGTGCCGGGCTGGAGGCGCGGGCCTGGCACCAGGTGCGGCCCATGCTCATGGCCCCCAAGGACCACCCCCTGGCCCGGCGGCGGGGGAAGCTGGCCCCCGGCGACCTGGCTCCGTACCGCCTGATCCTGCCGCCAACCGGGGCGGCCCCGGCTCACCGCAAGGCATTGGACGAGTTGATCGGGCCTTGCCGGGTTTTGTTGGAGTCGGCCAACGTGGAGCTGAGCGCGGCGCTGGTGGAGCAGGGCCTGGGCCTGGCTTTCGCATCCGTGGCCCAGCCAAGGGCCACGGCGCGCTGGCCTCGCCTCAAGTTCCTATCCCTGGAGCACCTGCTGCCCTCGGAGCGCTTGGCCCTGTTCTGGAAGAAGGGCCGCAAGCTGCCCGCCTATCAGCAGGCCTTGGCGGATATGCTGCTGGCCGGTTAG
- a CDS encoding protease inhibitor I42 family protein: MRVLTACLLALAVALALGGAASAKPPAQALVLETGQVFKVSLAANHTTGYQWVLAALPPAKVIKLVSKDYVPSGAKSPDGKPLAGAGGREVWVFQAMGPGNALISLHYVRPWEKDKPPAKSRSLEVQVR; this comes from the coding sequence ATGCGCGTCCTGACCGCTTGCTTGCTGGCTTTGGCCGTGGCCTTGGCCTTGGGCGGGGCCGCCTCGGCCAAGCCGCCGGCCCAGGCCCTGGTGCTGGAGACGGGCCAGGTGTTCAAGGTATCCCTGGCCGCCAACCACACCACCGGCTATCAGTGGGTGCTGGCCGCCTTGCCTCCGGCCAAGGTGATCAAGCTGGTGAGCAAGGATTACGTGCCTTCCGGGGCCAAGAGCCCGGACGGCAAGCCCCTGGCCGGAGCGGGCGGGCGCGAGGTTTGGGTGTTCCAGGCCATGGGGCCGGGCAATGCCCTGATCAGCCTGCACTACGTGCGGCCCTGGGAAAAGGATAAGCCCCCGGCCAAGAGCCGCTCCCTGGAGGTGCAAGTGCGATGA
- a CDS encoding molybdopterin-dependent oxidoreductase: MSVLTRLGMPRFSAGGIPSTSDADWRLTVDGLAGGPREFGLADLKALPQSEVNARLTSVSGFSVRALWQGVLWRDFLAGLEPKDGSNHATFASSGGGYTTTVSLADLDHPRVMLVTAVEGEPLERDYGGPLRMFIPQLWGYKSAKWLTGITFGDRMLGGYWEDRGYPREAEIQPGTTLDINTRQRRAIQGGEVTEF, from the coding sequence ATGAGCGTTTTGACTCGACTGGGTATGCCCCGCTTTTCCGCGGGCGGCATCCCCAGCACCAGCGACGCGGACTGGCGGCTCACGGTGGACGGCCTGGCCGGTGGCCCGCGCGAATTTGGCCTGGCCGATCTGAAGGCCCTTCCCCAGAGCGAGGTCAACGCCCGGCTCACCTCGGTGTCCGGCTTCAGCGTGCGGGCCCTGTGGCAGGGCGTGCTGTGGCGCGACTTTCTGGCCGGGCTGGAGCCGAAAGACGGCAGCAACCACGCCACCTTTGCCAGCAGCGGCGGAGGCTACACCACCACGGTGAGCCTGGCCGACCTGGACCACCCCCGGGTAATGCTGGTCACCGCCGTGGAGGGTGAGCCCCTGGAGCGCGATTACGGCGGGCCCTTGCGCATGTTCATCCCCCAGCTCTGGGGCTACAAGAGCGCCAAGTGGCTCACCGGCATCACCTTCGGCGACCGGATGCTGGGCGGCTATTGGGAGGACCGGGGCTATCCCCGCGAGGCGGAGATCCAGCCCGGCACCACCCTGGATATCAACACGCGACAGAGGCGGGCGATCCAGGGCGGCGAGGTCACGGAGTTTTAA
- a CDS encoding cupin domain-containing protein: protein MSSFAPYPEFIKSLPKADLPMAGMTAHLMAAPTGQVVFFELPAEASVPPHSHGAQWGIVVSGKVELTIGGETKTYQPGDSYFIGDGVEHAANVFEDSLVIDVFADPNRYTAQG, encoded by the coding sequence ATGAGCAGTTTCGCGCCGTACCCCGAGTTCATCAAATCCCTGCCCAAGGCCGACCTACCCATGGCCGGGATGACCGCCCACCTCATGGCCGCGCCCACCGGACAGGTGGTGTTCTTCGAGCTGCCCGCCGAAGCCTCGGTGCCCCCGCACAGCCACGGCGCCCAGTGGGGCATCGTGGTCTCGGGCAAAGTCGAGCTGACCATCGGCGGCGAGACCAAGACCTACCAACCCGGCGACTCCTACTTCATCGGCGACGGGGTGGAGCACGCGGCCAACGTCTTCGAGGACAGCCTGGTCATCGACGTTTTCGCCGACCCCAACCGCTACACCGCCCAGGGCTAG
- a CDS encoding SDR family oxidoreductase: MQRVLVTGGAGFIGSHLIDALMERGYEVLCLDNFFTGSKSNIAHHLGNPNFELVRHDVVEPIFLEVDQVYNLACPASPVHYQYNPVKTVKTNVLGALNMLGLAKRVGARILQASTSEVYGDPEVHPQQESYWGNVNPIGLRSCYDEGKRLAETLMMDYHRSNKVDVRIVRIFNTYGPRMAVNDGRVVSNFAVQALRGEPITVYGEGSQTRSFCYVDDLVAGMIAMMEGEDFIGPVNLGNPDEFTMLELAQEVLRLTGSTSAIEHLPLPPDDPTQRKPDISLARAHLGWSPAVKLAEGLVPTIDYFRSVLAEG, encoded by the coding sequence TTGCAACGTGTACTGGTGACCGGCGGAGCCGGCTTTATCGGTTCCCACCTGATAGACGCGCTGATGGAGCGCGGCTACGAGGTGCTGTGCCTGGACAACTTCTTCACCGGCAGCAAAAGCAACATCGCCCACCACCTGGGCAACCCCAATTTCGAGCTGGTGCGCCACGACGTGGTGGAGCCGATTTTTCTGGAAGTGGACCAGGTCTACAACCTGGCCTGCCCCGCTTCGCCGGTGCACTACCAGTACAACCCGGTCAAGACCGTGAAGACCAACGTGCTGGGGGCCCTGAACATGCTGGGCCTGGCCAAGCGGGTGGGCGCGCGCATCCTGCAAGCCTCCACCAGCGAGGTCTACGGCGACCCGGAGGTGCACCCCCAGCAGGAGAGCTATTGGGGTAACGTGAATCCCATCGGCCTGCGCTCCTGCTACGACGAGGGCAAGCGCCTGGCCGAGACCTTGATGATGGACTATCACCGCTCCAACAAGGTGGACGTGCGCATCGTGCGCATCTTCAACACCTACGGCCCGCGCATGGCGGTGAACGACGGCCGGGTGGTGAGCAACTTCGCGGTGCAGGCCCTGCGTGGCGAGCCCATCACGGTCTACGGCGAGGGCAGCCAGACCCGCTCCTTCTGCTATGTGGACGACCTGGTGGCCGGCATGATCGCCATGATGGAGGGCGAGGACTTCATCGGGCCGGTGAACCTGGGCAACCCCGACGAGTTCACCATGCTGGAGCTGGCCCAGGAGGTGCTGCGCCTCACCGGTTCCACCAGCGCCATAGAGCATTTGCCCCTGCCCCCCGACGACCCCACCCAGCGCAAGCCGGACATCTCCCTGGCCCGCGCGCACCTGGGCTGGAGCCCCGCGGTCAAGCTGGCCGAGGGCCTGGTGCCCACCATCGACTATTTCCGTTCGGTCCTGGCCGAGGGCTAG
- a CDS encoding NUDIX hydrolase, with product MGRRYPSLPVVGVGGVVLCGEEVLVVQRGAEPSKGLWSIPGGAVEVGESLAEACAREVAEETGLAVSVGPMVEIIERILRDPEGRVEYHYVLIDFVCSSPRLEPRAGDDAADARWATLESLEGLGLTPDTRRVILKAARMANSG from the coding sequence TTGGGGCGGCGATATCCCAGCCTGCCCGTGGTAGGGGTGGGCGGCGTGGTGCTCTGTGGCGAAGAGGTGCTGGTGGTCCAGCGGGGGGCCGAGCCCTCCAAGGGCCTGTGGTCCATCCCCGGCGGCGCGGTGGAGGTGGGCGAGAGCCTGGCCGAGGCCTGCGCCCGGGAGGTGGCCGAGGAGACCGGCCTGGCGGTGAGCGTGGGGCCCATGGTGGAGATCATCGAGCGCATCCTGCGCGACCCCGAGGGCCGAGTGGAGTATCACTACGTTTTGATTGATTTTGTCTGCTCCAGCCCCCGGCTGGAGCCCCGGGCGGGAGACGACGCGGCGGATGCCCGCTGGGCCACCCTGGAGAGCCTGGAGGGGCTGGGCCTGACCCCGGACACCCGGCGAGTGATCCTGAAGGCGGCCCGGATGGCCAACAGCGGGTAA
- a CDS encoding cytochrome c family protein produces MSSHQQGKKQRSRADWILLFVGLVVGSAFGFWLTPTILYAEKAQPLQFNHKLHLEQVSDSCKSCHTLREDGSFSGIPSIQSCMECHEADSPMGDGANEAAFLKYLKANQPIPWLVYSRQPDCVFFSHAAHTANAGFECARCHGDHGQTTKLRPYEYNRITGYSRDIWGKGPIGLSGPPHRMKMDDCAKCHSENGVNRACFVCHK; encoded by the coding sequence ATGTCATCGCACCAGCAAGGAAAGAAACAACGGTCGCGAGCGGACTGGATCCTTCTCTTCGTGGGGTTGGTGGTAGGCTCCGCCTTCGGGTTCTGGCTTACTCCCACCATCCTCTACGCCGAGAAGGCGCAGCCGTTGCAGTTCAACCACAAGCTGCACCTGGAGCAGGTCAGTGACAGCTGCAAGTCCTGTCACACCCTGCGTGAGGACGGCTCTTTCAGCGGCATTCCCAGCATTCAGTCGTGCATGGAGTGTCACGAGGCAGACTCGCCCATGGGCGACGGCGCCAACGAGGCCGCCTTCCTGAAATACCTGAAGGCCAACCAACCGATTCCTTGGCTGGTCTACTCCCGTCAGCCAGATTGCGTGTTCTTCTCGCACGCGGCCCACACGGCCAACGCCGGCTTCGAGTGCGCTCGCTGCCACGGCGACCACGGCCAGACGACCAAGTTGAGGCCCTACGAGTACAACCGCATCACGGGCTACAGCCGGGACATCTGGGGCAAGGGGCCAATCGGTTTGAGCGGACCGCCCCACCGGATGAAGATGGATGACTGCGCCAAGTGCCACAGCGAAAACGGCGTGAACCGCGCCTGCTTCGTCTGTCACAAATAG